The proteins below come from a single Dermatophilaceae bacterium Soc4.6 genomic window:
- a CDS encoding tyrosine-type recombinase/integrase, with protein sequence MTIALHANRAGALSLLDKLGAAVRPEFAVDLIHIDPTHPVFARGQCRVTDCERGAWTKLLCNSHYGRWVHEGRHDLDLFAATTGPVVGGHSDRIDAFDLRGLPLQLRLEVAYSIQIRHDHRTIRLVPMMINRLVRLVSTARVDSLLDHGLERWTLLALEHGLTDTGGRAMGQLRFAWRQVLDLDEGIDAEAEFARDTWRAAALGARPSPKKVPPIRFDHIPQPWLREAIKRACRYRLGAGKAFGSVSIDERALRWFAGFLHHHHPDVDDASGISRQVLEHYLSWLTAAPQLSGNTTNTYLVILRSFLQACHRHDWMPGLSGHAALYLDELPPRPRPLPRFIPEFVMAQLEDPNNLALLPDETTRHLLILIQETGLRANDACLLEYNPVIVDSAGWPCLKYVNHKMSTEQLVPLSQRAADAVRAQQLHLSSRWPAGCPKLFPSPHANPDGAQPFSYATLRQRLADWQEKISLHDEAGQAVSVTAHQYRHTLGTRLINAGVPQHVVQKMLGHASPQMTARYATIHDATVRAAFDDYQQRRVDIHGDRLPFDPHGPSADAEWIKHNLARVQASLPNGYCGRPPQQDCPHPNACLTCPDFQTTTTFLPIHRRQHDDTLELIDLAEHRGNHRLADNHRKVADNLTRIISALETLETLGIHDAPAGQDTPDAR encoded by the coding sequence ATGACCATCGCGCTGCACGCCAACCGGGCTGGCGCGCTGAGCCTGCTGGACAAGCTGGGAGCGGCTGTCCGACCGGAGTTCGCGGTCGACCTGATCCACATCGATCCCACCCACCCCGTCTTCGCGCGCGGGCAGTGCCGCGTCACCGACTGCGAACGCGGCGCCTGGACCAAGTTGCTGTGCAACAGCCACTACGGACGGTGGGTCCACGAGGGCCGCCACGACCTGGACCTGTTCGCGGCCACGACCGGCCCGGTGGTCGGCGGTCACAGCGACCGGATCGACGCGTTCGATCTTCGCGGGTTGCCGTTGCAGCTGCGGTTGGAGGTGGCCTACTCCATTCAGATCCGCCACGATCATCGAACGATCCGCCTCGTCCCGATGATGATCAACCGCCTCGTGAGGCTGGTCAGTACCGCCAGGGTCGACTCGCTGCTGGACCACGGGCTGGAGCGCTGGACCTTGCTGGCCCTCGAGCACGGCCTGACCGACACCGGTGGCCGGGCGATGGGCCAGCTGCGTTTCGCGTGGCGGCAGGTGCTCGACCTGGACGAGGGCATCGACGCCGAGGCCGAGTTCGCTCGAGACACCTGGCGGGCAGCCGCACTCGGGGCGCGACCGTCGCCGAAGAAGGTCCCACCCATTCGGTTCGACCACATCCCACAACCGTGGCTGCGTGAGGCGATCAAGCGAGCCTGCCGCTACCGGCTCGGCGCCGGTAAAGCGTTCGGATCGGTCAGCATCGACGAGCGTGCCCTGCGCTGGTTCGCCGGGTTCCTGCATCACCATCACCCGGACGTCGATGATGCCAGCGGGATCAGCCGGCAGGTCCTGGAGCACTACCTGTCCTGGCTCACCGCGGCGCCGCAGTTGTCGGGCAACACGACGAACACCTACCTGGTCATCCTGCGCAGCTTCCTGCAGGCCTGCCACCGCCACGACTGGATGCCCGGCCTCTCCGGTCACGCCGCGCTGTACCTGGACGAGCTGCCACCGCGGCCGCGTCCCCTGCCACGGTTCATCCCCGAGTTCGTGATGGCCCAGCTCGAGGACCCCAACAACCTCGCCCTGCTCCCCGACGAGACCACCCGACACCTGCTGATCCTCATCCAGGAGACCGGCCTACGCGCCAATGACGCCTGCCTGCTCGAGTACAACCCCGTCATCGTCGACAGCGCCGGCTGGCCCTGCCTGAAGTACGTCAACCACAAGATGTCCACCGAGCAGCTCGTCCCGCTGTCGCAGCGGGCCGCCGACGCCGTCCGCGCCCAACAACTGCACCTGAGCAGCCGCTGGCCAGCCGGATGCCCGAAGCTGTTTCCCTCGCCTCACGCCAATCCCGATGGGGCCCAACCATTCTCCTACGCCACCCTGCGCCAGCGCCTAGCCGACTGGCAGGAGAAGATCAGTCTCCACGACGAAGCCGGCCAGGCCGTGTCCGTCACCGCGCACCAGTACCGTCACACCCTCGGGACCCGGTTGATCAACGCCGGTGTGCCGCAGCACGTCGTTCAGAAGATGCTCGGCCACGCCTCACCCCAGATGACCGCCCGGTACGCCACGATCCACGACGCCACCGTCCGCGCGGCCTTCGACGACTACCAGCAGCGGCGCGTGGACATCCACGGTGACCGCCTCCCGTTCGACCCCCACGGTCCCAGCGCCGACGCCGAGTGGATCAAGCACAACCTCGCCCGGGTGCAGGCCAGCCTGCCGAACGGCTACTGCGGACGACCACCGCAGCAGGACTGCCCACACCCCAACGCCTGCCTGACCTGCCCGGACTTCCAAACCACCACGACGTTCCTGCCGATCCACCGGCGCCAACACGACGACACCCTCGAACTGATCGACCTGGCCGAGCACCGCGGCAACCACCGGCTGGCCGACAACCACCGCAAGGTCGCCGACAACCTCACGAGGATCATCTCCGCGCTGGAAACCCTCGAGACCCTCGGGATCCATGACGCCCCAGCCGGACAGGACACCCCCGATGCGCGCTGA
- a CDS encoding DUF6262 family protein — MRADNTTALTAASRHRAESARERARAAIHTLDHAGTPITYAAVAHTAGVSRTLLYRDPQLREQINRLRAPATRSPRQPAAQRMSQASRDEQLTTLRQELHTLRAENHALRLQLATRIGQDRTAGRDAPVSDM, encoded by the coding sequence ATGCGCGCTGACAACACCACAGCCCTCACTGCCGCGAGCCGGCACCGAGCCGAATCGGCTCGGGAGCGGGCCCGCGCGGCCATCCATACCCTCGACCACGCTGGCACCCCCATCACCTACGCCGCCGTCGCTCACACCGCCGGCGTCTCGCGGACCCTGCTCTATCGCGATCCCCAGCTCCGCGAGCAAATCAACCGGCTTCGAGCTCCCGCCACCCGCAGCCCCCGTCAACCCGCAGCCCAACGGATGAGCCAAGCCTCCCGCGACGAACAGCTGACCACCCTCCGCCAGGAACTCCACACCCTGCGAGCAGAGAACCACGCGCTCCGCCTGCAACTCGCCACCCGCATCGGGCAGGACCGCACCGCCGGCCGCGACGCCCCCGTCAGCGACATGTAG
- a CDS encoding IS3 family transposase, which produces MLQITFNSLFKAELIRNKGPWAGIDDLEIATAEYADWFNRRRLHGEIGTIPPTEYKINYYAQNTATRTVEASVTSLR; this is translated from the coding sequence GTGCTCCAGATAACGTTCAACTCCCTCTTCAAGGCCGAGTTGATCCGGAACAAGGGGCCCTGGGCCGGGATCGACGACCTCGAGATCGCGACCGCCGAGTACGCCGACTGGTTCAACCGCCGCCGCCTCCACGGAGAGATCGGCACCATCCCACCCACCGAGTACAAGATCAACTATTACGCTCAGAACACCGCGACGAGAACTGTTGAGGCGTCGGTTACGAGCCTCCGCTAG
- a CDS encoding SCO6880 family protein, whose protein sequence is MGVIYSDYSRARIGWFFGLSGWQLGVVALGTLPVFWCIQAGSWAAAGLFLLLWAVVTAVTVTPVRGRSATGWIAASLAFALGGLTGWTRFRSAASHGRADTLDAADLPGVLAAVQIHDGPPMLRGGASFSRIAIIQNHATRTWAVTAAVVHPGIGLREPEDRDRYGRGLAELLDLASQTELVDEIILLVRTVPEDGAERDQWLTRHRRPLEHPPRESHGPRGLQGERVAQNASAAGLVGVRVINDELQQCLTRASVRTESFVTVVIPEGRLAKSARESGGGLEGRARVIYGVLAEIEAQLRGGLGMTAVTWLTSPELALACRTGFAPGDRAGIIDALAALAARTTQHDQPAGAASGHVDAPVYADVPWALAGPSGADPAVRHYSHDAWNSVSATVKLPVKGAAMGALLPVLTPADPGERRSLMVAYPILSSTAAGRQSATSEWAADIGEELRTKAKMKQTAKARDEADKVRRLDGKLASGNAMTRPYAVCTVTVPKTARASEFGRRLDASIRRAGFAPLRLDLAQDVAFAASTVPLGISLTRTKD, encoded by the coding sequence GTGGGCGTCATCTACAGCGACTACAGCCGGGCCCGGATCGGGTGGTTCTTCGGCCTGTCCGGGTGGCAGCTGGGCGTCGTCGCCCTGGGCACCCTGCCGGTGTTCTGGTGCATCCAAGCCGGGTCCTGGGCCGCAGCCGGACTCTTCCTGCTGCTCTGGGCCGTCGTCACCGCGGTCACCGTCACCCCCGTCCGGGGTCGGTCCGCGACCGGGTGGATCGCCGCGTCCCTGGCCTTCGCCCTCGGTGGCCTGACCGGGTGGACCCGGTTCCGGTCCGCCGCCTCGCACGGCCGCGCCGACACCCTCGACGCGGCCGACCTGCCCGGGGTGTTGGCCGCGGTCCAGATCCACGACGGCCCCCCGATGCTGCGCGGCGGGGCCTCGTTTTCCCGGATCGCGATCATCCAGAACCACGCCACCCGGACCTGGGCTGTGACCGCGGCCGTGGTCCACCCCGGCATCGGGCTGCGCGAGCCCGAGGACCGCGACCGGTACGGCCGCGGACTGGCCGAGCTGCTCGACCTTGCCTCCCAGACCGAGCTCGTCGACGAGATCATCCTGCTGGTGCGTACCGTCCCCGAGGACGGCGCTGAACGCGACCAGTGGCTCACCCGCCACCGCCGTCCCCTCGAGCACCCGCCGCGCGAGTCGCACGGGCCGCGAGGGCTGCAAGGGGAACGGGTAGCGCAGAACGCCTCTGCTGCAGGACTGGTCGGGGTGCGGGTGATCAACGACGAGCTCCAGCAGTGCCTGACCCGGGCCAGCGTCCGCACCGAGTCGTTCGTCACGGTCGTCATCCCCGAAGGCCGCCTCGCCAAGTCCGCGAGGGAGTCCGGCGGCGGGCTGGAGGGCCGGGCTCGCGTCATCTACGGGGTCCTGGCCGAGATCGAGGCCCAGCTGCGCGGTGGGCTCGGGATGACCGCCGTGACCTGGCTGACCAGCCCCGAGCTCGCCCTGGCTTGCCGGACCGGGTTCGCCCCCGGAGACCGCGCCGGCATCATCGACGCCCTCGCCGCCCTCGCCGCCCGCACCACCCAGCACGACCAGCCGGCCGGCGCAGCTAGTGGACACGTGGACGCGCCGGTCTACGCGGATGTCCCGTGGGCGCTGGCCGGGCCGTCCGGGGCCGACCCCGCGGTCCGGCACTACAGCCACGACGCGTGGAACAGTGTGAGCGCGACCGTGAAGCTGCCGGTCAAGGGCGCCGCGATGGGCGCGCTGCTGCCGGTCCTGACCCCCGCCGACCCGGGCGAGCGACGCAGCCTGATGGTCGCCTACCCGATCCTGTCCTCGACTGCGGCCGGCCGGCAGTCCGCGACCAGCGAGTGGGCCGCCGACATCGGCGAGGAGCTGCGGACCAAGGCCAAGATGAAGCAGACCGCAAAGGCCCGGGACGAGGCCGACAAGGTCCGCCGCCTCGACGGGAAGCTCGCCAGCGGCAACGCGATGACCCGCCCGTATGCCGTGTGCACCGTCACTGTCCCCAAGACCGCCCGCGCCTCCGAGTTCGGCCGCCGCCTCGACGCCTCCATCCGCCGGGCCGGGTTCGCCCCCCTGCGACTCGACCTCGCCCAGGACGTCGCGTTCGCCGCGTCCACCGTCCCGCTCGGGATCAGCCTCACCCGGACCAAGGACTGA
- a CDS encoding ATP-binding protein, with translation MNHTWNPIRGPRGGHHRGHLGTDAGRGVARLLADFGHDLPSMPASGAAPKETRLFRSDSGSFLGQGPRRAGRGWAPASAPVSTWRMTSDQAPVLWPFIAAPGLPPTGAQMGVDLLSGGCFYADPLGWVLSDDVPVTNPNIFSFGKPGRGKSATTKAFCLRMTDFGYRILVLGDPKDEYEGLCRFFGVEPVAIGHGLPTRINPLAFGPLLQGWDDLSPAQAQGRAAVVFGRWLTLIRGLVGSQRIGEHRVPFGPTDEVVTKAALAHLTGYAAGHTTMRETTIPQLWHLLDTPTPELIAQCRYANERHFLDSTRLLRDALSQLVGGALAGLFDDHTTIDVDWAAPIQSLSLSRLEALGDDAVGIALTCLNSWGRGMREMAPPGDLRVVVRDESWKQLRLGPEALKSFDADLRLSRRDGDIQFAVAHKPSDLLSAGDAGSQAVAIAKDLLHLADITILHGQDVGVARELESLLGLRPMARDLVTGWAMQGKGRALWCVGEQHYKVQTILHPIERELTFTNQAITSAA, from the coding sequence GTGAACCACACCTGGAACCCCATACGGGGACCTCGCGGTGGCCACCACCGCGGCCACCTCGGCACGGACGCCGGCCGCGGCGTCGCCCGTCTCCTTGCCGACTTCGGCCATGACCTGCCCTCGATGCCGGCCAGCGGCGCGGCCCCGAAGGAGACTCGCCTCTTCCGCTCCGACTCCGGCTCTTTCCTCGGGCAGGGTCCCCGTCGCGCAGGTCGGGGGTGGGCGCCGGCGTCAGCGCCGGTGTCGACCTGGCGGATGACGTCCGACCAGGCCCCGGTGTTGTGGCCGTTCATCGCGGCCCCGGGGCTGCCGCCGACCGGCGCGCAGATGGGGGTCGACCTGCTCTCCGGTGGCTGCTTCTACGCGGACCCGCTGGGCTGGGTGTTGTCCGACGACGTGCCGGTCACCAACCCCAACATCTTCTCCTTCGGCAAACCCGGCCGCGGCAAGTCCGCCACGACCAAGGCGTTCTGCCTGCGGATGACCGACTTCGGCTACCGCATCCTCGTCCTGGGCGACCCGAAGGACGAGTATGAAGGCCTGTGCCGGTTCTTCGGGGTCGAGCCCGTCGCCATCGGCCACGGCCTGCCGACGAGGATCAACCCCCTCGCGTTCGGGCCCCTGCTTCAGGGCTGGGACGACCTGAGCCCCGCGCAGGCGCAAGGTCGTGCTGCTGTCGTCTTCGGACGCTGGCTGACCCTGATCCGCGGGCTGGTCGGCAGCCAACGGATCGGGGAGCACCGGGTCCCGTTCGGCCCGACCGACGAGGTCGTCACCAAAGCCGCCCTGGCCCACCTGACCGGGTACGCCGCCGGGCACACCACGATGCGGGAGACCACGATCCCGCAGCTGTGGCACCTGCTCGACACCCCGACCCCCGAGCTGATCGCGCAGTGCCGGTACGCCAACGAACGGCACTTCCTCGACTCCACCCGGCTCCTGCGGGACGCCCTGTCCCAGCTCGTCGGCGGGGCGCTGGCCGGGCTGTTCGACGACCACACCACCATCGACGTCGACTGGGCTGCGCCCATCCAGTCCCTGAGCCTGTCCCGGCTCGAAGCCCTAGGTGACGACGCCGTCGGGATCGCCTTGACCTGTCTGAACTCCTGGGGTCGCGGGATGCGGGAGATGGCCCCACCTGGGGACCTACGGGTGGTGGTTCGGGACGAGTCGTGGAAGCAGTTGCGGCTTGGGCCCGAAGCGTTGAAGTCGTTCGACGCCGACCTGCGCCTGTCCCGACGCGACGGTGACATCCAGTTCGCCGTCGCGCACAAACCCTCCGACTTGCTCTCCGCCGGCGACGCCGGCTCCCAAGCTGTGGCCATCGCCAAGGACCTGCTGCACCTGGCCGACATCACCATCCTGCACGGGCAAGACGTCGGGGTCGCCCGCGAGCTCGAGAGCCTTCTCGGCCTGCGGCCTATGGCCCGCGACCTCGTCACCGGCTGGGCCATGCAGGGCAAGGGCCGCGCCCTGTGGTGCGTCGGCGAGCAGCACTACAAGGTCCAGACCATCCTGCACCCCATCGAGCGCGAGCTCACCTTCACCAACCAGGCCATCACCAGTGCCGCCTGA